The Cryptococcus gattii WM276 chromosome K, complete sequence genome contains the following window.
TTACCAAAGTCAGAGAACAGCACGGAAGGGATTGGAAACCTTAACGGTTCTAACGCGAAACTCTTCAGCTTTCTTTCtccaaaaaaaaaaaaaagttaAAGAGCCGGGAGGGGAAGGTGGGCtgaggaaaagaggaaaaacCGGTGTACTTACCAGTAGACACAGTAGCATTTCCGCCTCTGCTCCTCTTCGTATCGCTGCTATCATTCGAAGAACCAGAAACTGGTGGGGTCGGCGGGACATGATGGAAACGAACTTTTCGAGGAACTTCCTGCACCACCTTGCCCTGactttccttcttttccatcATCTCTGATTTCGAATTCGAATTCAGACTGGGGTTTGGTCCTTTTTTGCCAAATTTGAGTATCCCTTGTTTTGGTGatttctctttttcctgCGACTTTGGTGTTGGCTTGgtcttttcctttttcttccatCTGTGGTATCCTTTACTTCCGTCTGGAGCCTTGGATGATGATTCTTTGGCATTTTTATCCTTATACTTAGACCTGCCGTTATTCTTAACATGGCCCTTCCCTTTCGCCTCGGCCTCCTCGATAGGACGCATCCTCCTCACAGCATTCTCATTTCCTCTTAGATTCGCTGTCGAATGAAGAGAAGGCATAGATACCGATTTTGCTACCATCTTAATGATGAAGTTTTTGGTCGGAGATCTCGGTAGAGACTTTTCTGGTGAATAAGAGGGTTGTGGGGGTAGCTTGGACTGAGAAGGAGcaggaaggggaaggggaggCGATTTAGGTGGGACaggtggaggagaaggggatTTGGGGGGCAAAGGTGGCGGAGATGCGGGTCCAAGCTTGATAATTTCAGATAGTTTCTCCCATGTCCCATCATCTTTCCACCCTTGGTTATTCCCATTGACCTTCAATTCGGCATGATTGGCTGGAGGGTcagaaggaagggaagagacGGGGATAGGGGGAGAGATGAAAGATGTAGAGAGTCTCCTCTTCTTGAAAGGCGCCTTGACGTCTTTGAGAGACATCTTGCTAGGAGACTGGAAGAGCGAGGGCATGTCGAGCGGGCTGTCGAGGGTGTTTGTTGGTGATAATAGGGTTCTGTGACGAATTTGAGCTAGAAGACGGTGGCAAAATGGATGGAATGGGTTCGGAAGAATTGATAGCGAATAGAGTCCGTAAAATAATGACAGTGAAAAAGTAGAATTAGAGGGGATCGGACTCAGACGATTCTGCAAGTGGAAACGAGGGAATTGGGCACATGGGTAATGGGAACAAAGAGCTTTTGGAATAGGttgagaagaaaagaaagaaaacAAGGGAAGAGTAGAACAAACAATGAACAAGAAGTACGCCACAGCTCTTGGGTCGATGATGTTCTCTCACCGACCTTTTTCCACTTTCTTGGTCTACCGGCACACGCGGCTGTCGTCGCGAAAAGAGGTGTCAACAGGGTCAGTAGCTCAGTTTCATCGCATCTAAGACAATTACACCATGACGGTATTAACAATCACCGGAAGTTGATAGCTTttgcgtcaacaccatgAGTGGCCAATCGAACCTTAGTAATAAAGGGCTGATGAAAATGCCTTATAGTCACGAACGTGAACTGGCAGTCAACAGGCCTTGTAGGTGCCCAGAGTATTTAGGATTTCCTTGGAGCTAGATCCATGAGGTTAGTTCAACTTGTGCCACTTGTATGAGTATCCGATGTGTCAGAAATTACCCGTCGTTCTGCCCCATGCTGAAGCTGCCTTTCACACTGGGCGCAGGACTCGCGACTCGGATGTATATCGAGTAATCAGATGGGTGCAAGGTCCTTTTACAGAGCGTGGGAAGCGTATATGGTTGAGATATCGATGATGTTTTAGTGAGAAGTGCATGATTTAGGATGAAAATGACGTTGGAACGAAGTTGAGGTGGCAGCGTACGGATGGTTGACTGGGCTGGGTCGACCGTGGGAAAATTGTGGTGGAAGAGTGGCCATTACATCATATTGGAGCAGCTTCATATGCACCCACTGAAATCCGCCGGAACGGTTTTATACGTTAAGAGCTCGGCAACGTAGTCACTCAATCCCAATTGCATGGCTGATTCTTTTTTGCAACTTCTATCTAGTCCGTTATCACACCATGCCTGAGCAAACCACCATTTCACCCTGCTGCGTCACAGGCCGTACGTATTCTATCCCTTCCCCATTGGCCACGATCAACGACACCCGCTAACTAATCTTGCTTGGAACAGACATCCACTCCGGAAACCCCCTCGGCTCTATCTCCATCCAACATGGCCTCCGCACCTATGTCTCTCTCCCTTGTTCTGCTCACGAAAGAAAAGCTGAAGGGCAAGTGGGCAAGAAACACGACACAGTCATCTTGATCTCTGATATCTTTGGGATCGACCTCGTCAATTCCAAGCTCGTCGCCGATGAATGGGCCGGCCAAGGGTACAAGGTGCTTTTGCCTGATTTCTTTGAGGGTGATGCTATCCCCGATTCTCTTCTGCAGGTGATTATCCTTCTCTTTgcttcctctcccttttcctctGCTTGTTCCTTGTGATTATGATACTGATTACTGATGGTGATTTGTTAATCTGATTGAATAGTCGATCGTGCCGAACGTGAGGTACCAAGCCGAAGCTTCAGCACTCACTAAAGCAGCGGACACCGCGAAGTCGGCCGCTGCTCTTGGTCCTTGGCTCGTCAAGCACCGCGAGGCTGGTAAGTTCCCATGACCCTTATCCTTCATCCCACCTATGTTTACATTGGCCGTTATGGATATATTGCTAATCAACAAACGAACCGACCGGGGGGATAAACAGTCACCCGACCGCTTGTAGAGAAATTCGTCCATGCCGTCCGCTCTGACCCATCCACTGGTAAGATCGCCGTCGTCGGCTACTGCTTTGGTGCGCGTTACgccctcctcctcgcccAACCCCAGTCTGGCGGCAAACCCAGTGTAGACGTTGTGGTGGCGAACCacccttctttcctcgtcctcgACGACGTCAAAAACATCAAGTCCACCCCTTGCATCATCCTCAAAGGGGATAAAGATGATATCATGAGTGAAGATGAGTTGAATAAGGTGGAAGAAGTTATGACGCAGAATTTGGGTGAGAAATTGGTGGTCAAGAGGTTCCCTGGGGCAGTGCATGGGTTCACGATAAGAGGTGATATGGAGGATGGGCAGGAAAAGTCGCAAAAGGAGCAGGCAAACAAGGACTCTTTTGAATTCGTTGCAAAGTACTTTAAACACTAgtcgagaagaagaggatatTTTCAAATGAAAGATACTGTAATAATTAATTGTTAGCTGTTATGCAATGTAAGTGAATAATGCGAACATCCATTACTGTACTCTCCCAAATACGACCAAGGCcaagggaaaagaagagcaTTTGTAATAACTATTTTCAATGGGAGGAAAAGTAATaggagaaagaaaaacaTAAATCTAAGTTAATTGCATACCCATAAAACAGAGTCGAGTTTCCATGAACGGCATACGGTATAATCCCCTTGCAAAAATTACACACTATACACACACATAACTAACGCTTTCCATTCCTTAAATCTTGACCTCCTCAACGCCCTTGGCCacatcttcctcatccttgTCTTCTACCAAACTGTTCCTCATCGAGCCCGCAGCCGCCGCAAAAGAGAACTGCGGCCTGGTAGAGTAATCCTTCTTGGGCTTGTTCTCCGCAGTCGATCCGGTTTGGGATGATTTACGAGAGGGTTGGACTTGCTCAAAACCTTGTTCGTCCTTCTTGCCCTTGTCCGCAGAACCCTTTCGACTCCCACCGGTGGTACCGGCAGCGGCGGCGGGCTTACCGGCAACCTTGTCCTGAGCGGCCTTGATAGACCTCAACTTTTCTTCCCTCCATCCCAACTTCTCACCCTCAACAGGTTTGTCTCCGGCAGCAGCTTTTTGCTTCTCCGCCTCTTCCCTTGcctttctcctctcctcttcacGCTGGGCGAGCTTCTCCTCCGCAGCCTTTTCCCTAGCAGCAGAATCGACGGGCTTGGCAGCGCCGAAGATGCCAGAAGACGGGGCACCAACGGTGGCGGCGGTGGCAGAGGGTGAGCCAGCAGTTCGGGGTTTGAGGTTAAgtttcttcctctcttgAGGCGCGCCAGAAGAAGGGGTAGAGTCAGCAGAACTTTGACGGGAAGTACTAGCAGGCGTTCGAAGCTTAGTACCTCTTGACCAAGTTTGCTCAGTATCCGCAAGGCTGGGAGCCACGATAGGAGGTGCCACACCGGCTTGGTGAGGAGGTACGTCGCGATCGAGCTTCTCGGCTAGAGGCTTGCTACTCCTCCATTGGTCGGCGGTATCGCTCACTCCAGGGTCACGGGGCTCACGAGCGTGACCTGGGCCAGAAGAATCGCGTCGAATACCAGAATGGGGAGCGGCGGGAGCGGCAGGGGTGAATTTGGCGCCTCGGGCGACGGACCAGTCCAAATCGGCAGCGGGCTCGGAGGGGCCGCCGGTTCGGCGGGAAGGTTGGGAAGAGGATTCGCGAGACGCAAGAGGGGTGGATCGTCGCCACTGGCTAGCTTCCTCGGCGGCAGAAGGGGGGTGACGAGAAGTGGAAGCTATATAACTTGTCAGACGAGATTTCAAGATATGGTGAAAGAAAAATGTAAATGCTTACGAGCCTCGGCTACATTCACGCGAATGGTCCTACCCTGCAACTGAGACATACTCCTATCCAGAGCCTGCTTCAAACCATCTTGGGTCTTGAATTCCACATATCCAAAGCCTTTGGGCTTACCCTGAGGGTCCTTGACGATTCTCACACTAACAGGGTCGAGGTCGTTGAAGAAAGCTCGTACCTCATCTTCAACATCAGGCTCAAAAGAGAGGTTACCAATGAAAGCGGTGAAGGGAGGCACAGTGGGGAGAGGAAGTTCTTCGCGCTGGGCGGGGGCACCGGGAAACGTGGCTTGACGAGAGCCTCGGTCAGGGAGGGATTCAAAGTATCCGGGGTCGCCCCTCTTGAGACCAGATCCAGACTCCTCACGCGCGGCGGCTACGGAGCGTTGTTAGATAGAGTGGGGAGATAGGGAAAGGAGAACGCTTACGTGCGGTGGGGAGGTCAAAATCGTCGTCAGCCCACGAAGAGCCGCTGGTAGCTATGTTACTATTAGTCAAGTCAAGTCTATAATGGTAGTTCTGGGGAACGCCAAGCGTCGCGGATTGTGATAAATAATGTCCCGATATTTCCAGAATCGATTGTTTTTCGTTGGTCATCCATCACACCGGACCCGCCTAAGTAAAGAGCGAAAATTGTTGCAAAAGATCGTGCTCGAGAGAGCTCGGCGAATATGCTCAAATAGGATAGGGCAAGATGGCCCCATTCCAAACATCTTTGCCTGCCAAGATGCTATCCATCCATCTTCGGCGAAAGGTCGACACGTTCCGCTCCATCCTTTTCCACAGACATCCCTAtttccatcttccactCTGACCATCTGATTCCATCTTTGTTTACTGTCTTCAAAAGTCTGATCCAGTGGGCCAAAAATTGCGAATACGTAGTCGACGAGTTCCCAAGGTGATACAAAATGACGCTTGACGCCCCCGTTAAAAAGACTTACCGGCTTCTTCAAAGAACTCGTGCAGAGCCATCTTTTggcccttcttcttgggTGCTTGAGAAATGTCAGCATGGTTTTAGCTTGCTATGGGCTGGTGGGGCGAAAAACATACCCATTTTGTATGATTGTTTGGGTTGTAGGTATATAGGAACTTTTTGAATCCGCTTGGGGATAACAATGGGCAAGAAAACTACCGAACCACCGCCCCGGAATTCTGCGGCGTTTCGAAAGGTCTTAAATATCTGGTTTTATTAACTCCTGgatttgatgatgatgtcgTGGTCCGCCGTCCTGCTGCCTCCACCGAGGACGTCTTATTTGTTTTCAGTGAACTGGT
Protein-coding sequences here:
- a CDS encoding Cytoplasm protein, putative (Similar to TIGR gene model, INSD accession AAW46076.1), with protein sequence MPEQTTISPCCVTGHIHSGNPLGSISIQHGLRTYVSLPCSAHERKAEGQVGKKHDTVILISDIFGIDLVNSKLVADEWAGQGYKVLLPDFFEGDAIPDSLLQSIVPNVRYQAEASALTKAADTAKSAAALGPWLVKHREAVTRPLVEKFVHAVRSDPSTGKIAVVGYCFGARYALLLAQPQSGGKPSVDVVVANHPSFLVLDDVKNIKSTPCIILKGDKDDIMSEDELNKVEEVMTQNLGEKLVVKRFPGAVHGFTIRGDMEDGQEKSQKEQANKDSFEFVAKYFKH
- a CDS encoding RNA-binding protein sce3, putative (Similar to TIGR gene model, INSD accession AAW46075.1) — translated: MALHEFFEEAATSGSSWADDDFDLPTAPAAREESGSGLKRGDPGYFESLPDRGSRQATFPGAPAQREELPLPTVPPFTAFIGNLSFEPDVEDEVRAFFNDLDPVSVRIVKDPQGKPKGFGYVEFKTQDGLKQALDRSMSQLQGRTIRVNVAEAPSTSRHPPSAAEEASQWRRSTPLASRESSSQPSRRTGGPSEPAADLDWSVARGAKFTPAAPAAPHSGIRRDSSGPGHAREPRDPGVSDTADQWRSSKPLAEKLDRDVPPHQAGVAPPIVAPSLADTEQTWSRGTKLRTPASTSRQSSADSTPSSGAPQERKKLNLKPRTAGSPSATAATVGAPSSGIFGAAKPVDSAAREKAAEEKLAQREEERRKAREEAEKQKAAAGDKPVEGEKLGWREEKLRSIKAAQDKVAGKPAAAAGTTGGSRKGSADKGKKDEQGFEQVQPSRKSSQTGSTAENKPKKDYSTRPQFSFAAAAGSMRNSLVEDKDEEDVAKGVEEVKI